A single region of the Podospora pseudopauciseta strain CBS 411.78 chromosome 1, whole genome shotgun sequence genome encodes:
- the GPD1 gene encoding glycerol-3-phosphate dehydrogenase (EggNog:ENOG503NVN7; COG:C): MRILRLADYKKSPNIPRLLLRTIFSAACSIPKPCRLSPFPCSTPDLPHSSCRNIHSHSGPSRYPILKAEARPSPEARTCRQSRAFSSHLLNNPDHHCGVAPSPRPTPLRCRNLDPLGLAPPLGYSNIAVPLAAPLTLNNKQQPSHRRTTHSQSAKMTVPDSFPHKHKVAVIGSGNWGTTVGKVIAESTSEHPDVFEKDVQMWVYEEKVRVDGETRNLTEVINTKHQNTKYLEGINLPTNLIANPSIEDAVKDATILIFNFPHEFINNICRQLKGKILPYARGVSCIKGVTVTDDKIELICEFIGEQLEIYCGALSGANIASEIANENWCETTIAYNTPPCDRHVANGNGQANGNGNGAYEEHRDSRGQIVKTKLTPVPEDYPPLDHEVLHTLFSRPYFTVSMVSDVVGVSLGGALKNIVAIACGFVEGHGWNMTAKTAVMRRGMLEIIQFAREFYPETIQPATLWEESAGWGDMIVSCTAARNWRYSKMAVERGVSIQEIERTELNGQKLQGISTSREVSSFLRARGIEDKYPLFKLVDGILDGKVNVNDIPSLFRKN, from the coding sequence ATGAGGATACTACGACTAGCGGACTACAAGAAGAGTCCCAACATCCCTCGCTTGCTGCTTCGGACCATTTTCTCTGCTGCTTGTTCCATTCCCAAGCCTTGTCGCTTATCGCCCTTCCCTTGCTCGACGCCGGACCTGCCCCATTCTTCCTGTCGGAATATCCACTCGCATAGCGGCCCATCCCGGTACCCCATTCTCAAAGCCGAAGCCAGACCCTCACCCGAAGCCAGAACTTGCCGGCAAAGTCGTGCTTTCTCAtctcacctcctcaacaatCCCGATCACCATTGCGGCGtcgctccctctcctcgtccAACCCCGCTCCGCTGCCGCAATCTAGACCCTCTTGGTCTTGCTCCACCGCTTGGCTATTCCAACATTGCTGTGCCATTAGCTGCCCCTCTCactctcaacaacaagcagCAGCCGTCTCACCGCCGTACGACACACTCTCAATCCGCCAAAATGACCGTACCGGACTCTTTTCCGCACAAGCACAAGGTCGCAGTGATTGGATCCGGAAACTGGGGCACCACTGTCGGCAAGGTCATTGCTGAGAGCACGAGCGAGCACCCAGATGTTTTCGAGAAGGATGTTCAGATGTGGGTGTacgaggagaaggtgagagTTGACGGCGAGACTCGGAACCTGACCGAGGTCATCAACACAAAGCACCAAAACACAAAGTACCTCGAGGGCATTAACCTTCCGACCAACCTCATCGCCAACCCCAGCATCGAGGATGCTGTCAAGGACGCCACCATTCTCATCTTCAACTTTCCACACGagttcatcaacaacatctgCAGACAACTCAAGGGCAAGATCCTCCCCTATGCCCGCGGCGTGAGCTGCATCAAGGGTGTGACCGTAACCGACGACAAGATCGAACTCATCTGCGAGTTCATTGGCGAGCAGCTTGAGATTTATTGCGGTGCCCTGAGCGGAGCCAACATTGCCAGCGAAATCGCCAACGAGAACTGGTGCGAGACCACCATTGCTTACAACACACCTCCTTGCGACCGCCACGTGGCCAACGGAAACGGGCAAGCCAatggcaacggcaacggggCCTACGAGGAGCACCGCGACTCTCGTGGCCAGATTGTCAAGACGAAGCTCACACCCGTCCCGGAAGACTATCCCCCGCTGGACCACGAGGTCCTTCACACACTCTTCAGCCGTCCTTACTTCACCGTCTCGATGGTGTCTGACGTGGTGGGTGTCTCACTTGGCGGTGCGCTCAAGAACATCGTCGCTATTGCCTGTGGCTTTGTGGAGGGTCACGGCTGGAACATGACTGCCAAGACTGCCGTCATGCGTCGTGGCATGTTGGAGATCATCCAGTTCGCTCGCGAGTTCTACCCCGAGACCATCCAGCCAGCAACGCTCTGGGAGGAGAGTGCCGGGTGGGGTGACATGATTGTCAGCTGCACCGCTGCCCGCAACTGGCGGTACTCCAAGATGGCGGTTGAGCGCGGAGTGTCCATTCAGGAGATTGAGCGTACGGAGCTCAACGGGCAGAAGCTGCAGGGCATTTCGACCTCGCGCGAAGTCAGCAGCTTCTTGAGGGCGCGCGGTATCGAGGACAAGTATCCTCTGTTCAAGCTCGTCGACGGCATTCTGGACGGCAAGGTCAATGTTAATGACATTCCTAGCCTCTTCAGAAAGAATTAG
- a CDS encoding hypothetical protein (EggNog:ENOG503P3ID) has protein sequence MSSWVFRPPVAPSTGVMPISALLSPQPDADKENHGPAASKSLKRKSLDDHAIAPAGSGMSLDDINLEGVPIDMNCDQVRRKINNILDSAAMTKTAFAREIGVSVKSLSGFLGVHGPFNGSGFAAYENAWEWFKKREMLGIPLLVGKKQKTSATTAAFAAPAVTVAPAPATASKAKPSAASSVPDISGIHLEGEETDSVPVYDSCDEIRRKINLHLKKDGVTQASFLRDIYAQLRGPSKPGKCFQSVQLQRFRGMKGSNCGVKSALYYGAYVFFEKIRIKEGRPKTKHRLEMEGLWGAAGADREHDGNTRVWVLGVASKGGGGRGRGGGGYAYF, from the exons ATGTCATCATGG GTGTTCCGTCCTCCCGTGGCACCATCCACAGGCGTCATGCCTATCTCAGCTCTCCTCTCGCCTCAGCCAGACGCTGATAAAGAGAACCATGGCCCCGCTGCAAGCAAAAGCCTAAAGCGCAAGTCCCTCGATGACCATGCCATTGCCCCAGCAGGATCAGGCATGTCCCTCGACGACATCAACCTCGAAGGCGTACCAATCGACATGAACTGCGACCAGGTCCGTCGCAAAATCAATAATATTCTCGATTCCGCCGCCATGACCAAAACCGCCTTCGCCCGTGAGATTGGCGTCAGCGTCAAATCGCTTTCAGGCTTCTTGGGTGTCCACGGTCCCTTCAACGGCTCAGGCTTCGCCGCCTATGAAAACGCCTGGGAGTGGTtcaagaagagggagatgcTCGGTATCCCTCTGCTAGTAgggaagaaacaaaagactTCCGCCACCACTGCTGCCtttgctgctcctgctgtcACTGTGGCCCCAGCCCCCGCAACCGCATCCAAAGCCAAACCCTCCGCTGCCTCTTCGGTTCCTGATATCAGCGGAATTCACCTGGAAGGTGAGGAAACTGACTCCGTCCCCGTCTATGACTCTTGCGACGAAATCCGCCGTAAGATCAACCTACATCTCAAGAAAGACGGCGTCACTCAGGCGTCTTTCCTCCGGGACATCTACGCCCAGCTTCGCGGCCCCAGCAAGCCAGGAAAATGCTTCCAGAGCGTGCAGCTCCAGCGATTTAGGGGAATGAAGGGGAGTAACTGTGGGGTGAAATCAGCGTTGTATTACGGGGCTTATGTCTTTTTTGAAAAGATCCGGATCAAGGAGGGGAGGCCGAAGACGAAGCATAGGTTGGAAATGGAGGGGCTTTGGGGGGCAGCAGGGGCGGATAGGGAGCATGATGGGAACACTAGGGTTTGGGTCTTGGGTGTGGCGAGcaaaggaggtggtgggagggggaggggaggtggggggtaTGCTTACTTTTGA
- a CDS encoding hypothetical protein (COG:O; EggNog:ENOG503NUV2), with the protein MKFSALSLGLLALLTPLSAAWTKEDREIFRVRDELLAHEGPEVTFYDFLGVKKGASHEDINKAYKKKSRELHPDKVRQQLQAQRIKANKENAKKSGGKPGVQVTKQPTSHELKVAIKRASERQARLSIVADVLRGPGRDRYDYFLTNGFPTWKGTEYYYNRYRPGLGTAIFGVFLVAGGGAHYLALYMSWKRQREFVERYITFARRAAWGDNLGLNIPGVDGEPAAAPPPPPPQQVYEDEDGRQIPINRKMRRMQERETKKEAKDKSAGRKTRRGRDTKPASASASGSATPQPQPEGQGPTGAKRRVVAENGKVLVVDSVGAVFLEQEDEDGNVGEYLLDPNEIAKPTFKDTAVVRLPFWVYDLTIGRVFKKRTADDEFEEEINEPTETEVVNDDEDSEPGRLTPSTGSAEDFELLEKSVDSLGQAKASGTQKAGGNKASKRKNKKR; encoded by the exons ATGAAATTCTCTGCTCTTTCCCTAGGCCTGTTGGCCCTCCTAACGCCGCTGAGTGCGGCATGGACCAAAGAAG ATCGCGAAATCTTCCGTGTCCGCGATGAACTCCTTGCGCATGAAGGTCCCGAAGTGACTTTTTACGATTTTCTTGGTGTCAAGAAGGGCGCAAGCCACGAGGACATCAACAAAGCCTACAAGAAGAAGTCAAGAGAGCTCCATCCCGACAAAGTCAGACAGCAGCTCCAGGCCCAGCGCATCAAGGCCAACAAGGAGAACGCCAAGAAGTCGGGAGGCAAGCCCGGTGTGCAGGTGACGAAGCAGCCTACCTCTCATGAGCTCAAGGTAGCCATCAAGCGCGCCTCAGAGCGCCAGGCTCGTCTTTCCATCGTTGCCGATGTCCTCCGCGGCCCTGGGCGTGACCGGTATGACTACTTCCTCACCAATGGCTTCCCTACCTGGAAGGGCACCGAGTACTACTACAACCGCTATCGCCCCGGCCTTGGCACTGCTATCTTCggcgtcttcctcgtcgccggtggtggcgcGCATTATCTCGCCCTTTACATGAGCTGGAAGCGCCAGCGCGAGTTTGTGGAGCGCTATATCACATTTGCGCGCCGTGCTGCTTGGGGCGACAACCTTGGCCTCAACATTCCTGGCGTTGATGGCGAGCCTGCCGccgctcctccccctccccctcctcaacaggtgtacgaagacgaagacggtCGCCAGATTCCCATCAACCGCAAGATGCGTCGCATGCAAGAGCGCGAGACAaagaaggaggccaaggatAAGAGTGCCGGGCGCAAGACCCGCCGTGGACGTGACACCAAGCCCGCCTCGGCCTCTGCTTCCGGATCAGCGACTCCCCAGCCGCAGCCCGAGGGACAGGGTCCCACTGGAGCCAAAAGGCGTGTCGTTGCGGAGAATGGCAAGGTTCTCGTTGTTGACTCGGTGGGCGCCGTCTTCCTTGAacaggaggatgaggatggcaatGTGGGCGAGTACCTTTTGGAC CCCAATGAGATCGCCAAACCTACCTTCAAGGACACCGCCGTGGTTCGCCTGCCTTTCTGGGTTTATGATCTGACCATCGGACGTGTGTTTAAGAAGCGCACCGCGGATGACGAGTTTGAGGAAGAGATCAACGAGCCCACCGAGACCGAGGTCGTcaatgacgacgaggattcTGAGCCCGGAAGACTCACTCCCTCCACCGGCTCTGCCGAGGActttgagcttctcgagaagTCGGTCGACTCTCTGGGTCAGGCCAAGGCAAGCGGTACCCAGAAGGCGGGCGGCAACAAGGCAAGCAAGcgcaagaacaagaagaggtgA
- a CDS encoding hypothetical protein (COG:S; EggNog:ENOG503P2WU), which produces MLRRSHKKSRAGCLECKRRHVKCDEQRPKCIICTLSGRDCSYASPVTDGAPVSFAGDRVAVSPPGSLSGSPMSNVAVGTIGDAAPVPGVPLPELGHPSSHLCHDVNSAHMELMIRFKFSDHAPELNEELHDFASKLLFRCALQAPYLMHQMLAVCARRLVALFPDRSDFFSEHAMHLQTRAISIYNETAAKAQIDQNNCSALLLYCSLLSRHLLADLLAKRDTNLDGFLDRYLQFLSISGGLKGVSISAWELLLESDIKHLVLWAISISQSLPLGSHCDYLRHLISESLSLDAQSKEACLKAAAYLQVGFDRILGNDVRNERYLMIFMWQVPSYLEP; this is translated from the exons ATGCTTCGAAGAAGTCATAAGAAGTCACGGGCGGGATGCCTCGAGTGCAAACGACGTCATGTCAAg TGTGACGAGCAACGCCCCAAATGCATCATCTGTACGCTCTCCGGCCGAGACTGTAGCTATGCCTCACCAGTGACCGACGGGGCACCCGTATCATTCGCTGGTGATCGAGTCGCGGTATCACCACCAGGATCACTGTCAGGCTCGCCGATGTCAAATGTCGCCGTGGGCACAATTGGCGATGCAGCACCTGTTCCTGGTGTCCCCCTACCCGAGCTGGGCCATCCAAGCTCTCATCTCTGTCACGATGTCAACAGTGCTCATATGGAGCTCATGATCCGGTTCAAATTCTCTGATCACGCACCAGAACTCAACGAGGAGCTACACGACTTTGCCTCGAAACTCTTATTCAGATGCGCTCTTCAAGCTCCGTACTTGATGCACCAGATGCTGGCAGTGTGCGCGCGAAGGTTGGTTGCGCTTTTCCCCGACAGGTCCGACTTCTTCTCAGAGCACGCGATGCATCTTCAAACAAGGGCCATCTCGATTTACAACGAGACGGCAGCCAAGGCTCAGATTGACCAGAACAACTGCTCCGCCCTTCTCCTCTACTGTTCTTTGCTCAGCCGGCATTTACTCGCCGATCTGCTCGCTAAGCGCGATACGAATCTGGATGGGTTTCTTGACCGCTATCTTCAGTTTCTTTCAATCTCTGGTGGTTTGAAAGGCGTGTCGATCAGTGCATGGGAGCTTCTACTCGAATCTGATATCAAGCACCTTGTTCTTTGGGCGATTAGCATTTCCCAGTCATTGCCACTGGGGAGTCATTGCGACTATCTTCGACATCTCATTTCTGAGTCACTCAGTCTCGACGCTCAGTCGAAAGAGGCCTGTCTCAAAGCTGCGGCTTATCTGCAAGTTGGGTTTGACAGGATTCTGGGCAATGACGTGCGCAATGAACGCTATCTAATGATCTTCATGTGGCAAGTACCTTCCTATCTTGAACCATAA
- the GDB1 gene encoding bifunctional 4-alpha-glucanotransferase/amylo-alpha-1,6-glucosidase (CAZy:GH133; EggNog:ENOG503NU7F; COG:G), producing MIPKTMVSNEVYLLPLNDDGSPQVAGEYIYLAPKTNDPVTIRFAIEGTSSICRHGSLWVNIPEQGQEFRRDKFREFKLVPDFNRTLEISIPIYEAGAYAFYTTYAELPDLANNLKPQTNGNAKVQTKQTPTYYIDVAPRLSLDGQPLPLPALSVFSIISKFMGKYPNDWEKHLRGISDRGYNMVHFTPLQVRGDSNSPYSLYDQLGWDPVCFPGGEKDVKKLVDSLEKNHSLLSLTDIVLNHTAHNSEWLLEHPEAGYNLTTAPWLESAYLLDTKLLELGFKLGDLGLPTELKSVDDLVLIMGAIKKEVIAEIRLWEYYVLDVERDADAAVESWVVGRTNFPDGSIGSHGLDGLRSTSLEEQAQWITKHGLQNMDRLGERFRRRADPSVAAALLSVLFGKYEGNKGSAADQAAARNALVKILDVVNVPFYEEYDAEVADTLQQVFNRIKYVRLDDNGPKLGPINQANPLIETYFTRLPLNEKTKKHRKEDLVLVNNGWVWGGNALVDNAGPESRVYLRREVIVWGDCTKLRYGAGPQDSPWLWEHMTKYARMLAKYFAGFRIDNCHSTPLHVAEHILDEARRVRPNLYVVAELFTGSEEMDYVFVKRLGISSLIREAMQAWSTGELSRLVHRHGGRPIGSFEVDEISSADVRSGSKTNGTNGTNGANGHFTREIIRRIKPVPVQALFMDCTHDNEVPAQKRDARDTLPNAALVSMCASATGSVMGYDEIYPRLIELVHETRLYTSESSKFPVKVGEGKGGIAGVKKLLNQIHTLMGMDGYDETHIHHEDQYVTVHRVHPVSRKGYFLIAHTAFPGYGNGNGAFNPVHLTGTKAKHLGSWMLEVDASKEAVEEVLSDKKLLRGLPSRLIGLPGVRMEVKGQDTIITVREKFPPGSIALFETWIPAAEHSSGLDTFVTSGAKAAMAELDLVDLNFLLYKCEPEERDASEGRDGVYDIPGHGKLVYAGLQGWWSIMKDIIRDNNLAHPLCQNLRDGQWALDYTLGRLERAAKKENYKRLGKPAAWLKERFDAIRGIPSFLLPRYFALVLRTAYMAAFERGISLMNNNVQKGQWFLQSLSMVSVQQTGLVKSASLYPDRLVPSLAAGLPHFAVEWARCWGRDVFISLRGLYLGTGRFDEAKEHIRAFASVLKHGMIPNLLGSGNTPRYNARDSVWFFLQCIQDYTRIVPDGLSLLDEKVKRRFLPYDDAYFDTADPRAYSKESTIREIIQEVFQRHAEGMKFREANAGPNLDMQMSDNGFNQEIKVDWSNGFVFGGNQDNCGTWMDKMGESERARSKGVPGTPRDGAAVEITGLLYSGLKWFASLHEQGKHDQSGVRKADGSTITFKDWAALIKKNFERCYFVPISSEDDKDYDVNPAIINRRGIYKDLYKSGKEYEDYQLRPNFPIAMTAAPDLFVPEHAMHALWIADSALRGPTGMATLDPSDLNYRPYYRNSEDSDDFATSKGRNYHQGPEWLWPTGFFLRALLKFDLMRRGKEDAEGRTEAFQQVTRRLIGCKEMIERSPWAGLTELTQKGGEECADSSPTQAWSAGCLIDLYMDAAEEQAILEAKSLPLR from the exons ATGATCCCCAAAACCATGGTTTCCAACGAGGTTTACCTGCTGCCTCTCAACGATGATGGCTCGCCCCAGGTCGCCGGCGAGTACATCTATCTGGCACCCAAGACCAACGACCCCGTGACCATTCGATTTGCCATCGAGGGCACATCGAGCATCTGCCGCCATGGCAGCTTGTGGGTCAACATTCCCGAACAGGGACAAGAGTTCCGCCGGGACAAATTTCGAGAGTTCAA GCTTGTCCCCGATTTCAACCGCACACTTGAGATCTCGATCCCCATCTACGAAGCCGGTGCTTATGCCTTTTACACCACATACGCCGAGCTGCCCGACCTTGCAAACAACTTGAAGCCTCAGACAAATGGCAACGCCAAGGTCCAGACCAAACAGACACCAACATACTACATCGATGTTGCACCACGGCTTTCTCTCGATGGTCAaccgctgccgctgcctgCACTGTCCGTATTCTCTATTATTAGCAAGTTTATGGGCAAGTATCCCAATGACTGGGAGAAACATCTCCGTGGCATCAGCGACAGGGGCTACAACATGGTCCACTTCACGCCACTGCAAGTGAGAGGTGACTCGAATTCCCCATACAGTCTCTACGACCAGCTCGGGTGGGACCCAGTCTGTTTCcctgggggggagaaggatgTGAAGAAGTTGGTCGACAGCCTCGAAAAGAACCACTCTCTTCTCAGCTTGACCGACATTGTCCTCAACCACACAGCACACAACAGCGAGTGGCTTCTGGAGCACCCAGAAGCTGGCTACAATCTCACCACAGCACCATGGCTCGAGTCGGCATATCTTCTGGACACCAAGCTGCTCGAGTTGGGCTTCAAGCTGGGAGACCTCGGGTTGCCTACGGAACTCAAGTCTGTTGACGATTTGGTGCTGATCATGGGTGCGATCAAGAAGGAAGTCATTGCTGAGATCCGCCTCTGGGAGTACTATGTTCTGGACGTCGAACGGGATGCTGATGCGGCTGTCGAATCTTGGGTCGTTGGCCGGACCAACTTCCCAGACGGTTCCATCGGCAGCCATGGTCTAGACGGCCTTCGCTCTACTTCCCTTGAGGAACAAGCGCAATGGATCACCAAGCACGGTCTTCAAAACATGGATCGTCTAGGAGAGCGTTTTAGGAGGCGTGCCGACCCCAGTGTGGCTGCGGCCCTCTTATCCGTTCTGTTTGGCAAGTACGAAGGAAACAAGGGCAGCGCTGCCGACCAAGCCGCTGCTCGCAACGCCCTTGTCAAGATCCTAGACGTTGTCAATGTGCCCTTCTACGAGGAATACGACGCTGAAGTTGCCGATACTCTCCAGCAGGTCTTCAACCGTATCAAGTATGTCCGGTTGGATGACAACGGCCCAAAGCTTGGACCGATCAACCAGGCGAACCCCTTGATTGAGACTTACTTCACTCGTCTGCCTCTGAATGAGAAGACCAAAAAGCACAGGAAGGAGGACTTGGTGCTTGTGAACAACGGCTGGGTCTGGGGTGGAAATGCTCTGGTCGACAATGCCGGCCCTGAATCCCGAGTCTACCTTCGCCGTGAGGTTATCGTCTGGGGTGATTGCACCAAGCTCAGATATGGTGCCGGGCCTCAAGACAGCCCATGGCTGTGGGAACACATGACCAAGTATGCTCGCATGTTAGCCAAGTACTTTGCCGGCTTCCGCATTGACAACTGCCACTCGACTCCTCTTCACGTTGCCGAGCACATCCTCGACGAGGCTCGCCGCGTGAGACCTAATCTATATGTTGTCGCCGAGCTCTTTACGGGCTCCGAGGAGATGGACTATGTCTTTGTCAAGAGACTTGGCATCAGCTCTCTCATTCGTGAGGCCATGCAGGCGTGGAGCACTGGCGAGCTGAGCCGTCTTGTTCACCGTCATGGTGGTCGCCCCATTGGCAGCTTCGAGGTGGATGAGATCTCGAGTGCGGATGTTCGCAGTGGCTCCAAGACCAACGGCACAAACGGTACCAATGGTGCGAACGGACATTTCACACGTGAGATCATTCGCCGCATCAAGCCAGTTCCTGTCCAGGCACTCTTCATGGACTGCACCCACGATAACGAGGTTCCTGCTCAGAAGCGCGATGCCCGTGACACGCTGCCCAATGCTGCCCTTGTCAGCATGTGCGCGAGTGCTACCGGCAGCGTCATGGGTTACGACGAGATCTATCCTCGTCTGATCGAGCTTGTCCACGAGACCAGACTGTACACATCCGAATCATCCAAGTTCCCAGTCAAGGTCGGCGAAGGCAAGGGTGGCATCGCTGGTGTCAAGAAGCTTCTCAACCAGATCCACACCCTGATGGGTATGGATGGCTATGATGAGACGCATATCCACCACGAAGATCAGTATGTCACTGTTCACAGAGTTCACCCAGTATCTCGCAAGGGATACTTCCTCATTGCCCATACCGCGTTTCCGGGATATGGAAACGGGAATGGCGCTTTCAACCCCGTCCACCTGACCGGCACCAAAGCCAAACACCTTGGTAGCTGGATGCTCGAGGTTGATGCAAGCAAAGAGGCTGTGGAAGAGGTTCTGAGCGACAAGAAGCTGCTCCGTGGCCTTCCCAGTCGTCTTATTGGTCTCCCTGGCGTTCGTATGGAGGTCAAGGGCCAAGACACCATTATCACTGTCCGCGAAAAGTTCCCTCCTGGCAGCATTGCGCTCTTTGAGACTTGGATCCCCGCGGCGGAGCACTCGAGTGGTTTGGACACCTTTGTTACGTCCGGAGCCAAGGCCGCGATGGCCGAGCTTGACCTGGTTGATCTCAACTTCCTTCTGTATAAGTGCGAGCCGGAAGAACGTGACGCCAGCGAGGGGAGAGATGGCGTTTATGACATTCCCGGACATGGCAAGCTTGTCTATGCTGGTCTTCAGGGCTGGTGGAGCATCATGAAGGATATCATCAGGGACAATAACCTGGCTCACCCACTGTGCCAAAACCTTCGTGATGGACAGTGGGCGCTGGACTATACCCTGGGTAGACTTGAGCGtgcggccaagaaggagaactACAAGCGGTTGGGTAAGCCTGCTGCGTGGCTCAAGGAGCGGTTCGATGCCATCCGTGGTATTCCTagcttccttctcccgcGGTACTTTGCCCTGGTTCTCAGGACTGCGTATATGGCTGCATTCGAAAGGGGCATTTCCCTCATGAACAACAATGTTCAGAAGGGGCAATGGTTCCTCCAAAGCCTCAGCATGGTGAGCGTTCAGCAGACTGGTCTTGTCAAGTCCGCCTCGCTCTACCCTGATCGCCTGGTCCCATCGCTCGCTGCTGGCCTTCCTCACTTTGCTGTTGAATGGGCTCGCTGCTGGGGACGCGACGTCTTCATCTCTCTCCGTGGTCTCTACCTCGGTACCGGTCGCTTCGATGAGGCCAAGGAACACATCCGTGCCTTTGCTAGTGTGCTGAAACACGGCATGATCCCCAACCTTCTCGGTAGTGGTAACACTCCGCGATACAACGCCAGAGACTCTGTTTGGTTCTTCTTGCAGTGCATCCAAGACTACACACGGATCGTTCCTGATGGGCTGTCGCTGCTTGACGAGAAGGTCAAGAGACGGTTCCTGCCATATGACGACGCCTACTTTGATACCGCCGACCCTCGTGCCTACAGCAAGGAGAGCACCATCCGCGAGATCATCCAGGAGGTCTTCCAGCGCCACGCCGAGGGCATGAAGTTCCGCGAGGCCAATGCCGGCCCTAACCTCGACATGCAGATGAGTGACAATGGCTTCAACCAAGAGATCAAGGTCGACTGGTCCAATGGTTTTGTGTTCGGTGGCAACCAAGACAATTGCGGCACTTGGATGGACAAGATGGGCGAAAGCGAAAGAGCTCGCTCCAAGGGCGTCCCGGGCACTCCCCGTGACGGCGCCGCCGTTGAGATCACCGGTCTGTTGTACAGCGGTCTCAAGTGGTTTGCCTCCCTCCACGAGCAAGGCAAACACGACCAATCCGGCGTCAGAAAAGCCGACGGCTCAACCATCACCTTCAAGGACTGGGCCGctctcatcaagaagaacTTTGAGCGCTGCTACTTTGTCCCCATCTCTTCCGAAGACGACAAGGACTACGACGTCAACcctgccatcatcaaccgccGTGGCATCTACAAGGACTTGTACAAATCCGGCAAGGAATACGAGGACTACCAGCTCCGTCCCAACTTCCCCATTGCCATGACCGCCGCCCCGGATCTGTTTGTCCCCGAGCATGCCATGCACGCGCTTTGGATTGCGGACTCTGCCCTTCGCGGCCCGACGGGCATGGCTACGCTTGACCCGAGCGATTTGAACTATAGGCCTTATTACCGCAACAGTGAGGACAGTGATGATTTTGCGACGAGTAAAGGGAGGAACTATCACCAGGGGCCGGAGTGGCTGTGGCCTACGGGGTTCTTCTTGAGGGCGCTGCTCAAGTTTGATctgatgagaagggggaaggaggatgcGGAGGGAAGGACGGAGGCGTTCCAGCAGGTGACGAGGAGACTGATTGGGTGTAAAGAGATGATTGAGCGGAGCCCATGGGCGGGGTTGACCGAATTGACGCAgaagggtggggaggagtgTGCTGATTCT TCACCTACTCAGGCTTGGTCGGCGGGTTGCTTGATTGATCTTTATATGGATGCTGCGGAGGAGCAGGCGATTTTGGAGGCGAAGAGTTTGCCTCTGAGGTAG
- a CDS encoding hypothetical protein (EggNog:ENOG503P78N; COG:S) yields the protein MDIVLIPEGQLPACVKDCGVLYDVNGGCVPPGAPPADNSVYNSCFCNDPRLAAWKTGTTGVCPDACASDPSAYSRIQQWFSGFCSNVQPTTAGQQTTSTSTVRPAQNSTGGTWIETHYQWVIFLVIMVVAIVGIWVGACIWRKRYLRKKDRQYALGANLAHATESGRVVPNESNSGSIHRPSAGMFEPAPLSAARVYEEKPKEKKRWIVKERT from the exons ATGG ACATCGTTCTTATTCCCGAGGGGCAGCTGCCTGCTTGTGTGAAGGATTGTGGTGTTCTATACGATGTCAACGGAGGCTGCGTACCACCAGGTGCGCCCCCAGCCGACAACAGCGTCTACAATAGCTGCTTCTGCAACGACCCTAGGTTGGCAGCCTGGAAGACGGGCACTACAGGAGTATGCCCCGATGCGTGTGCATCTGACCCGTCTGCCTACTCGAGAATCCAACAGTGGTTTTCGGGCTTTTGCTCCAATGTACAACCCACCACTGCCGGGCAACAAACGACGTCCACATCGACAGTGCGGCCCGCGCAGAACTCTACTGGCGGCACCTG GATCGAGACACATTACCAATGGGTAATTTTCTTGGTGatcatggtggtggcgatAGTCGGTATCTGGGTTGGCGCCTGCATCTGGAGGAAACGATACCTGCGTAAGAAGGACCGCCAGTACGCCTTGGGTGCCAACCTCGCGCATGCCACCGAGTCAGGGAGAGTCGTGCCAAACGAAAGCAACTCTGGGTCAATTCATCGTCCATCAGCCGGTATGTTCGAACCAGCGCCCCTCAGCGCTGCCCGGGTTTACGAGGAGAAGccgaaagagaagaagaggtggaTTGTCAAGGAGAGGACGTGA